The following nucleotide sequence is from Methylocella sp..
TGCGTCTCCGGCTGTGGTGACGCGATAGCCTTGATCGGTCAGAAAGCGCGACAGCAACGCCCGGATGCGACGGTCGTCATCAACAACCAGAAGGTGCGCGGCGTCATCGGCGGGCGCCCCGGCGGCCGGAGCGTCGTTAGACAAAGAGGTCACTGTTTCAATCCCGCGATTGGTCCCACGCCCGCTTCAGGCGGTTCGATTCAACCAAGGTCGCCACTTTGGCTTGCTCGCCCGCATCGACCATGGCGAGCAGAAAATCAATTGCATCGGATCGGGCGTTTTCCGGCAATTGCCCAAAAACCCGAGCGAACCGTTTCGATTGCAGCAACGCGACCTCAAGGGCCAGGGCTTTGCCGCGCGCCGTGGGAAATAATTGGCGCTGGCGACGATCATTCAGCCCTGGATGGGCGACGACATAATCTTGATCGAGCATATCCTTGAGGACACGATTGAGGCTCTGCTTGGTAATCTTGAGTATATCCAGCAATTCGGCGATTGTGAGGCCCGGGCGCCGGTTGACGAAGTGCAGAACCCGGTGATGCGCCCGGCCGAGGCCGAAATTCTCAAGCAGATGATCGGCGTCGCCAACAAAATCGCGATAGGCGAAAAA
It contains:
- a CDS encoding MarR family winged helix-turn-helix transcriptional regulator, with the protein product MAPERGVVEGAVSAEPAYDLIELMFFAYRDFVGDADHLLENFGLGRAHHRVLHFVNRRPGLTIAELLDILKITKQSLNRVLKDMLDQDYVVAHPGLNDRRQRQLFPTARGKALALEVALLQSKRFARVFGQLPENARSDAIDFLLAMVDAGEQAKVATLVESNRLKRAWDQSRD